Proteins co-encoded in one Glandiceps talaboti chromosome 22, keGlaTala1.1, whole genome shotgun sequence genomic window:
- the LOC144452073 gene encoding uncharacterized protein LOC144452073 codes for MKVLVFALVLVAAHAQRPTLQQEDVVFPEPCWNEKSKISTYMVNGAPVFESGTFVPKCDDHGLYTPIQCHGNECWCVTSCGIEVPRTRTDSWPVCNEDTPPCTDLMTTTTDFTPDCDKKGYFKHKQCQGEECWCVNKCGTEIEGTRMNGNPRCKRFFYQTMEEAVTTQTDRTQDYMCTDGSRPEVCDTSVCDKVTCPGMEVAKCKPNKCKGCVLEFFTNDGIQVYCNDEKIGVCPTTNMVKFLSGETCTTECTSDRDCDGALKCCSNNCGTKCVTPKMDKYGSCPVPITIEDETCTNKCNVDNDCRREDKCCSNGCGKVCVPAKPKVKTGTCPAVKTLLMGTCTMECTTDTECRGTQKCCQTVCGTTCVTPEYTETTNKRVTEEVCPTMPRGTVGTCVNMCGVDSECETGEKCCSNGCGTQCMKTIKKATPPCWAEMDNIPTTTYGRISVPVMGTKVPTCDSTGFHTPKQCDPSSGLCWCVNGCGVPINGTRTTGTLTCEPKKTPCHDERSELKSTKPRMLGGYRVQCDEEGFYESRQCHGSTCWCTDRCGTEIPETRDHITKVKCECPSGERTWNCAKNPCDKVTCSTYPDAVCRTNMCDGCKAEFWLDDEIVDCKITKNGMCPLSTDMPTTCVSECTSDGDCSGTRKCCTNGCASICVSPVPEDKHGSCPAVSLDTMGTCTTECYSDNDCYDNTKCCFNGCGRTCMTPMTTTMTNVGTTTTKTTGVMTGSETVDKTLKYGKCPATSMLTCDYTNECSTDTDCTENKKCCSNGCGKICTSPVTMVKYGQCPSNVINSEICSIESAFRRECEVDDQCPGSRKCCMQGCNAVCVDVWNTVKVGQCPLWTPEEFETCETEHVCSDDEDCSTTKKCCNTPCGGMTCKTPTTKTTETCEYNGMTRVHGDTWQPDTCTTCKCWNGKTKCNTITCPELEYDCVAHPVEGQCCPTITCEKTVYEFLRCEMHDGTHRVHGETWHPDTCTACTCEDGETWCSEYTCSTDMTVNKPGCKVVEMPQRCCPEVVCEDRCVDHEGNYRYENDMWYTDSCTSCSCRNNEVTCTSDEEMCPKITNFPVGCYFEEVRGQCCPDVVCSPELPTGKSSCSMDGRIYGHGSKWRKEMTVCECDDGYNDCDVLMITDCPSFDNPILEGCTRVFVEGKSCPELVCNTEHTCTMNGETHNDEETWHPDTCTTCSCKKGEIDCMVTNCPPTGPGCTARFTEGQCCPEITCPTYHHVPMCNSTGVWHTDGETWLENDCDVCTCHNGLTTCTPIECPTVTPSPGCHIVYQDGQCCPMKVCRGSSFVCDYKGKEYTDGETFTVNTPDVNIEDLHTWSIKMVPTSVSTCTCVKGRVSCMVNVCPEVRPDCRVIDTDLDVNTNNCPTIVCPEKKYGICPIPDVHNIGSCLTECDVDTDCTSNSKCCYNGCGMTCTKPILEGCVDSVGIKRSNGDIWYKDQCTVCECVNDQSICTETRCPEVPSGCTVKPITGQCCGEVVCKTPYTTTCTDNNKVYPDGSTWVVDSCTTCNCMDGETVCNNQICPTTNVPGCRPVYVPGKCCPEKVCKEPNSCEVNNKVYLNGESWYMNQCNKCNCIKGEFFCTETKCPVPKSGCTYVNTETTPNKCCKEITCPETTPENTCEVDGMTKNTGDVWEKDVCTTCTCTHGKTICTTTTCPKISLRPGCHIVQVPGQCCPEVTCHDGKCTRVLTPPPPLPPPHVLR; via the exons CCAACTCTTCAACAAGAAGACGTAGTTT TTCCAGAACCCTGTTGGAATGAAAAGTCAAAAATCTCAACCTACATGGTCAATGGTGCTCCCGTTTTTGAATCAGGAACATTTGTACCAAAATGTGATGACCATGGTCTCTATACACCTATCCAGTGTCATGGCAACGAGTGCTGGTGTGTGACGTCATGTGGAATTGAAGTTCCTAGGACACGGACAGACTCATGGCCAGTGTGTA ATGAAGACACTCCGCCATGCACTGATTTGATGACAACAACGACTGACTTTACTCCTGATTGTGATAAGAAAGGATATTTCAAACACAAGCAGTGTCAAGGTGAAGAATGTTGGTGTGTCAACAAATGTGGAACTGAGATTGAAGGAACTCGTATGAATGGCAATCCACGTTGTA AGAGATTCTTTTACCAGACTATGGAGGAGGCAGTAACAACCCAAACAGACAGAACACAGGACTACATGTGTACAGATGGTTCAAGACCTGAAGTTTGCGATACCAGTGTCTGTGATAAAGTGACGTGTCCAGGAATGGAAGTTGCCAAGTGTAAACCTAACAAATGCAAGGGGTGTGTGCTGGAGTTCTTTACTAATGATGGCATCCAAGTTTACTGTAATGATG aGAAAATCGGAGTTTGTCCCACAACAAATATGGTAAAATTCCTGTCTGGTGAGACCTGCACAACTGAGTGTACCTCTGACAGAGATTGTGATGGCGCCCTCAAGTGTTGTAGCAACAACTGCGGAACTAAATGTGTGACACCCAAAATGG ACAAATATGGCAGTTGTCCAGTTCCAATCACCATTGAAGATGAAACCTGTACCAACAAGTGCAACGTTGATAATGATTGTAGACGCGAAGATAAGTGTTGTTCAAATGGATGTGGCAAAGTCTGTGTTCCAGCAAAACCTAAAG TGAAAACAGGAACTTGCCCAGCTGTGAAAACTTTACTAATGGGTACCTGTACAATGGAATGTACAACTGATACTGAATGTAGAGGGACACAGAAGtgttgtcaaactgtctgtggTACTACGTGTGTTACACCAGAATATACAG AGACAACTAATAAGCGTGTAACAGAGGAGGTTTGTCCCACTATGCCAAGAGGCACTGTTGGTACTTGCGTTAACATGTGTGGAGTTGACAGTGAATGTGAAACTGGTGAGAAGTGCTGTAGTAATGGTTGTGGAACTCAGTGTATGAAAACTATCAAGAAAG CTACCCCACCATGCTGGGCTGAAATGGACAATATTCCAACGACAACCTATGGTAGGATTTCTGTACCCGTCATGGGAACTAAAGTACCCACCTGTGACTCCACAGGATTCCATACACCCAAACAATGTGACCCATCCAGTGGGTTGTGTTGGTGTGTGAATGGCTGTGGTGTACCCATTAATGGCACTCGTACCACAGGAACACTGACTTGTG AACCCAAGAAGACACCTTGCCATGATGAGAGGAGTGAGCTGAAATCAACCAAACCCCGTATGTTAGGAGGATACCGTGTACAGTGTGATGAAGAAGGATTCTATGAATCCCGTCAATGCCATGGATCAACATGTTGGTGTACCGATAGGTGTGGTACCGAGATCCCAGAGACAAGAGATCACATCACTAAGGTCAAATGTG AATGCCCCTCTGGAGAACGTACCTGGAACTGTGCCAAGAACCCCTGTGATAAGGTCACATGTTCTACTTATCCAGACGCTGTGTGCAGGACCAATATGTGTGATGGCTGTAAGGCAGAGTTCTGGCTTGATGATGAAATTGTTGACTGTAAAATCA CTAAGAATGGTATGTGTCCATTAAGTACTGATATGCCAACTACCTGTGTTTCTGAGTGTACAAGTGACGGTGACTGCAGTGGAACTCGTAAATGTTGTACCAATGGATGTGCTTCAATTTGTGTTAGCCCAGTACCTGAAG ATAAACATGGAAGTTGTCCAGCAGTTTCCTTGGATACCATGGGTACCTGCACCACTGAGTGTTACTCTGACAACGATTGCTATGACAACACTAAATGTTGTTTCAATGGTTGTGGACGAACCTGCATGACACCCATGACCACTACAATGA CCAATGttggaacaacaacaacaaagacaacagGAGTAATGACAGGATCTGAAACTGTAGACAAGACAT TGAAATATGGTAAATGCCCAGCTACATCTATGTTGACATGTGATTATACAAATGAATGCTCCACTGATACTGACTGTACAGAAAACAAGAAATGCTGCAGCAATGGTTGCGGTAAAATCTGTACTTCCCCAGTGACAATGG TGAAGTATGGCCAGTGTCCCAGTAATGTGATCAACTCTGAGATTTGCAGCATAGAATCTGCCTTCAGACGTGAGTGCGAAGTAGATGACCAATGTCCAGGTAGCAGGAAATGTTGTATGCAGGGCTGTAATGCTGTCTGTGTTGATGTCTGGAATACAG TTAAAGTTGGACAGTGCCCTCTATGGACACCAGAAGAATTTGAGACTTGTGAAACTGAACATGTCTGTTCTGATGATGAAGACTGCAGTACAACAAAGAAATGCTGCAACACACCATGTGGTGGTATGACTTGCAAGACACCAACAACtaaaacca CTGAAACCTGTGAGTATAATGGAATGACCCGTGTCCATGGCGACACCTGGCAACCAGATACTTGTACTACCTGTAAGTGTTGGAATGGTAAGACCAAATGTAATACCATCACATGCCCTGAACTGGAATATGACTGTGTTGCCCACCCAGTGGAAGGACAGTGCTGTCCAACCATCACATGTGAAAAGACCGTCTATGAGTTCT TGAGATGTGAAATGCACGATGGAACTCACCGTGTACATGGAGAAACATGGCACCCAGACACCTGCACAGCGTGCACTTGTGAAGATGGTGAAACCTGGTGTTCTGAATACACCTGTTCTACAGACATGACTGTCAACAAGCCAGGCTGTAAAGTGGTTGAAATGCCACAACGATGCTGCCCAGAAGTTGTTTGTGAAGATC GTTGCGTTGACCATGAAGGCAATTACCGTTACGAGAACGACATGTGGTACACCGATTCCTGTACAAGCTGCTCATGTCGCAACAACGAAGTGACATGTACAAGTGACGAGGAGATGTGTCCTAAGATTACAAACTTTCCTGTAGGATGCTACTTTgaagaggtcagaggtcaatgtTGTCCAGATGTCGTCTGCAGTCCAGAACTTCCAA CTGGCAAGAGTAGCTGTTCCATGGACGGTAGAATCTATGGTCACGGCAGTAAATGGAGGAAAGAGATGACAGTATGTGAATGTGACGATGGTTATAATGACTGTGACGTTCTGATGATTACTGATTGCCCTTCCTTTGATAACCCAATCCTGGAGGGATGTACTCGTGTCTTCGTTGAAGGAAAATCTTGTCCCGAACTTGTCTGCAATACTG AACATACCTGCACTATGAATGGTGAGACCCATAACGATGAAGAAACTTGGCACCCTGATACATGCACCACCTGTTCTTGTAAGAAGGGAGAGATTGACTGTATGGTGACGAACTGTCCACCGACTGGTCCCGGGTGCACTGCTAGATTTACTGAGGGTCAATGCTGTCCTGAAATCACATGTCCAACATACCACCATG TTCCAATGTGTAACAGTACTGGTGTATGGCATACTGACGGAGAGACATGGTTGGAGAATGACTGTGATGTCTGTACTTGTCATAATGGTTTGACGACATGTACTCCCATTGAATGTCCAACTGTAACACCCTCACCAGGATGTCATATCGTCTACCAAGATGGACAGTGCTGCCCCATGAAAGTCTGCCGTGGATCAT CTTTTGTGTGTGACTATAAAGGCAAGGAATACACAGATGGAGAGACATTTACTGTCAACACACCTGATGTCAATATTGAAGATCTGCACACATGGAGTATAAAGATGGTTCCTACCTCTGTCTCAACATGTACCTGTGTCAAAGGTCGTGTGTCCTGTATGGTCAATGTTTGTCCAGAGGTCAGACCTGACTGTCGTGTCATTGACACTGACCTTGATGTCAACACCAACAACTGTCCAACAATTGTCTGCCCAGAAA AGAAATATGGGATCTGTCCGATTCCTGACGTCCACAATATCGGTTCTTGCCTCACTGAGTGTGATGTTGATACGGACTGTACCAGCAACTCTAAATGCTGCTACAATGGCTGTGGAATGACTTGTACTAAACCCATCCTTGAAG GTTGCGTTGACTCTGTTGGCATTAAGCGTAGCAATGGTGATATCTGGTACAAGGACCAATGTACTGTCTGTGAATGTGTCAACGACCAATCAATCTGCACCGAGACCAGGTGTCCTGAAGTACCATCTGGTTGTACAGTTAAGCCAATCACTGGACAGTGCTGTGGTGAAGTAGTCTGCAAAACTCCATACACAACAA CCTGCACTGACAACAACAAGGTCTACCCAGATGGAAGTACATGGGTTGTAGATAGCTGCACTACATGTAACTGTATGGATGGAGAAACCGTATGCAATAACCAAATATGTCCTACCACCAATGTACCAGGCTGCAGACCAGTCTATGTACCTGGTAAATGCTGCCCAGAAAAAGTCTGCAAAGAAC CAAACAGCTGTGAAGTCAACAACAAAGTCTACTTGAATGGTGAGAGCTGGTACATGAACCAATGTAATAAATGTAACTGTATCAAGGGAGAATTCTTCTGTACCGAAACCAAGTGTCCAGTGCCAAAGTCTGGGTGCACCTATGTTAACACTGAGACAACACCAAACAAATGCTGTAAAGAAATCACTTGTCCAGAAACAA CTCCTGAGAATACATGTGAAGTTGATGGTATGACAAAGAATACTGGTGATGTATGGGAGAAGGATGTctgtacaacatgtacatgtactcatggAAAGACCATCTGTACCACCACCACATGTCCTAAGATAAGTCTACGTCCAGGATGTCATATAGTCCAGGTACCAGGACAATGCTGCCCAGAAGTCACATGCCATGATGGTAAGTGTACGAGAGTGTtgaccccacccccacccctaccaCCACCACATGTCCTAAGATAA